From Panicum hallii strain FIL2 chromosome 2, PHallii_v3.1, whole genome shotgun sequence, a single genomic window includes:
- the LOC112883520 gene encoding uncharacterized protein LOC112883520, whose amino-acid sequence MMVGKRERDCKNPMRRTTSMTEFAPPEALTAVAEDEEAQLPDNSGGQDWLSAFGSGVGGAAAQEDWLAAYRARAAPARAGLRRNSADYSVVETAAFLRACGLCRRRLGPGRDTFMYKGEAAFCSLECRERHITQEEWKDKCAVKPVNNKDAAAGAAPVTGRRAGSGKPGAGGTVAAA is encoded by the exons atgaTGGTgggaaagagggagagggacTGCAAGAACCCGATGCGGCGGACCACGAGCATGACGGAGTTCGCGCCGCCGGAGGCGCtgacggcggtggcggaggacgaggaggccCAGCTGCCCGACAACAGCGGAGGCCAGGACTGGCTGTCCGCGTTCGGCTccggcgtcggcggcgccgcggcgcaGGAGGACTGGCTGGCGGCGtaccgcgcgcgcgcggcgccggcgcgggcgggcCTGCGCCGGAACTCCGCCGACTACTCGGTCGTCGAGACCGCCGCCTTCCTGCGCGCCTGcgggctctgccgccgccgcctcggccccggCCGCGACACCTTCATGTACAA GGGCGAGGCGGCGTTCTGCAGCCTCGAGTGCCGGGAGCGGCACATCACGCAGGAGGAGTGGAAGGACAAGTGCGCGGTGAAGCCCGTCAATAacaaggacgcggcggcgggggcggcgccggtcaccggccgccgcgccggctccggcaagcccggcgccggcggcacgGTGGCCGCGGCATGA